The Geobacillus stearothermophilus ATCC 12980 genome contains a region encoding:
- a CDS encoding ABC transporter ATP-binding protein codes for MKNRIETKQGSPKPFWYLLKQGKLNKSLIAFALILGLIESGAGLIIPLFAKDFIDLLAHGGMKWQQIFWLLSAFLVQTAAGGISFYLMSYAGEALVAQIRSRLWNHILHLPVSFFDRYESGETMSRITQDTAVIKLLISNHLVTFFSGIVSVIGSIILLIMIDWRITLFIFLAVPAAMLIIMPLGRKMHQISLRTQDELAKFSGHLGRILQDIRLVKSYNGQHMEAEKGDQEIKNLMTFGLKEAKVYAVISPMIATVMMLVVVIIVGYGGAQVASGHLTAGELAAIIIYIFQIVMPFTATASFFTTFQKALGATERINEIFQEQRELLGSQKEPDFNQTLQFKHVSFSYHQDKPVLKGIHFTIEPGKIYAFVGPSGGGKTTIFSLIERFYLPDEGQILLGNIPIHEIDLQKWRQAIGYVSQDIPILSSTIRENICYGFESMPEHEEIEQAARLANAHEFIQKLPNGYETEVGERGIKLSGGQRQRIAIARAILKNPKLLLLDEATSNLDSDSESLVQEALKNVMKGRTTLIIAHRLSTVTDADTIFVVEDGRITGQGNHELLLATHRLYQKLVTHQFSQGKR; via the coding sequence ATGAAAAATAGGATCGAAACGAAACAAGGCAGTCCAAAACCATTTTGGTATTTGCTCAAACAAGGAAAATTGAACAAATCGCTCATTGCTTTCGCCCTCATTCTTGGATTGATTGAAAGCGGGGCTGGGTTGATCATCCCCCTGTTTGCGAAAGACTTTATTGATCTCTTAGCCCATGGCGGAATGAAGTGGCAACAAATTTTTTGGCTCTTATCTGCTTTTCTCGTTCAAACGGCGGCAGGCGGCATCTCGTTTTATCTCATGTCGTATGCCGGAGAAGCTCTAGTAGCCCAGATTCGAAGTCGATTATGGAACCACATCCTTCATTTGCCTGTTTCCTTTTTTGACCGCTATGAATCGGGGGAAACGATGAGCCGCATTACTCAAGATACAGCAGTCATCAAATTGCTTATTTCCAACCATCTCGTCACATTTTTTAGTGGCATCGTCTCTGTGATTGGTTCCATCATTTTACTGATTATGATTGATTGGCGAATTACTCTCTTTATCTTTTTGGCCGTTCCCGCTGCTATGCTCATCATCATGCCGTTGGGAAGAAAGATGCATCAAATTTCTTTGCGCACGCAAGATGAACTGGCCAAGTTTTCGGGACATCTTGGCCGGATCTTGCAAGATATCCGTCTCGTGAAATCTTATAACGGTCAACACATGGAAGCAGAAAAAGGAGATCAAGAGATCAAAAATTTAATGACCTTCGGTTTGAAAGAAGCGAAAGTCTATGCCGTCATCTCACCGATGATTGCCACCGTCATGATGCTCGTTGTCGTGATCATTGTCGGTTATGGCGGCGCCCAGGTTGCATCTGGGCATTTGACGGCGGGAGAGCTTGCGGCCATCATCATTTATATTTTTCAAATTGTCATGCCTTTCACTGCTACAGCTTCCTTTTTCACCACCTTTCAAAAAGCATTGGGGGCTACAGAGCGGATTAATGAAATCTTTCAAGAGCAACGGGAACTGCTGGGCTCACAAAAAGAACCCGACTTCAATCAAACATTGCAGTTCAAACATGTTTCCTTTTCTTATCATCAAGATAAACCGGTGCTAAAAGGCATTCATTTTACCATTGAGCCAGGCAAAATTTACGCTTTTGTTGGCCCCAGCGGCGGCGGAAAAACCACCATTTTTTCACTGATTGAACGCTTTTATCTGCCAGACGAGGGACAAATCTTGTTAGGAAACATACCTATCCATGAAATCGATTTACAAAAATGGCGACAAGCGATTGGCTACGTTTCTCAAGATATTCCCATTTTGTCAAGCACTATTCGAGAAAATATTTGTTATGGATTCGAAAGCATGCCTGAGCATGAAGAAATCGAACAGGCCGCTCGGCTGGCCAACGCTCACGAATTTATTCAAAAATTGCCGAATGGCTATGAAACAGAAGTCGGCGAACGAGGGATCAAGCTTTCAGGAGGGCAGAGACAACGTATTGCGATTGCTCGAGCCATCTTAAAAAACCCAAAACTCCTGCTATTAGATGAAGCCACTTCTAACTTGGACAGCGACTCAGAAAGCCTAGTGCAAGAAGCGCTGAAAAACGTGATGAAAGGTCGAACGACGTTGATTATTGCCCATCGGCTTTCTACCGTCACCGATGCAGACACGATCTTCGTTGTCGAAGACGGGCGCATTACTGGACAGGGAAACCATGAATTATTGCTGGCTACCCATCGTTTATATCAAAAGCTGGTCACCCATCAGTTTTCCCAAGGCAAAAGGTAA
- a CDS encoding MerR family transcriptional regulator: METYSIGEIAKKTGVSIRTLRYYDEIGLLQPTKDPSSGHRIYTEEDILQLHKIMSLKFIGLSLEEIRQYIHQPTYDLTLKETLMLEKNMLEQKRRQLERSIQAIEYAITLLEEEGEIDSLLLMSLIRSIQTEDDQKRLMTHYLDQETVDAIFHNEELKQKENEMIKSYAQFVKQVHELYGLPADHPDVQHMIETFLRSTFGLLSLETVEKITELLNQNQWDSFEWKEEWDVLSPLPFSKEETQWLEQAMDDYMQRLEHMGIDMKESKEGENSGYEK; encoded by the coding sequence ATGGAGACGTATTCGATCGGCGAAATCGCCAAAAAGACAGGTGTATCCATCCGGACATTGCGGTATTATGATGAAATTGGACTGCTGCAGCCAACGAAAGATCCGTCATCAGGACATCGAATCTATACGGAAGAGGACATTCTTCAATTGCACAAAATTATGAGTTTGAAGTTTATTGGGCTTAGCTTGGAAGAGATTCGACAATATATTCACCAACCAACATACGACCTTACCTTAAAAGAAACGTTGATGCTAGAAAAAAACATGCTAGAACAGAAACGAAGACAGTTAGAAAGATCCATTCAAGCCATTGAATATGCCATCACCCTTTTAGAGGAAGAAGGAGAAATTGACAGCCTTCTCTTGATGAGCTTAATCCGCAGCATTCAAACAGAAGATGATCAAAAACGATTGATGACACATTACCTAGACCAAGAAACGGTTGATGCCATCTTCCATAATGAAGAACTCAAGCAAAAAGAGAACGAAATGATCAAATCCTATGCCCAATTCGTCAAACAAGTTCACGAACTGTACGGACTCCCCGCCGACCACCCTGACGTACAGCACATGATTGAAACGTTCCTGCGCTCTACTTTTGGTCTTTTGAGCTTGGAGACCGTTGAAAAGATTACCGAGCTACTTAACCAGAACCAATGGGATTCTTTTGAGTGGAAAGAAGAATGGGATGTTCTTAGTCCCCTCCCCTTTTCCAAAGAAGAGACGCAGTGGCTTGAACAAGCGATGGATGACTACATGCAACGTCTTGAGCACATGGGTATAGATATGAAGGAATCAAAGGAAGGAGAGAACAGTGGATATGAAAAATAG
- a CDS encoding IS982-like element ISGsp1 family transposase — protein sequence MQEHFHFTTDPAKLQKQYAAIFCFVSAQLSLIQMYLHRRNRHLVKQEDEVVMAVHLLGKLLGFSSERAWHRFVTGNLFTNGSFLERSRYNRRCRALGFAIKWIRHELAKRGQHHAYAVVDSLPLPLCHPARMQRVKRFRGIADMGYCASKKQWYYGFKLHLQVTNQGLAMGYVVTEASCHDVKAAETVMTQIPHPYNFGDKGYISRALREKLYEEHQAAFWTPSRHNQKHGPSKAWEEWIRKKRKVIETVFSILVDQYRITDIRANSMAGFEVALDGILLAYSLVTLGLVER from the coding sequence ATGCAAGAGCACTTTCATTTTACTACAGATCCAGCCAAACTTCAAAAACAATATGCCGCTATTTTCTGTTTTGTTTCTGCCCAACTGTCGTTGATTCAAATGTATCTTCATCGCCGCAACCGTCACTTGGTCAAGCAAGAAGACGAAGTGGTCATGGCGGTTCACCTTTTGGGGAAGCTGCTGGGCTTTTCTTCCGAACGAGCCTGGCATCGTTTTGTCACGGGAAATTTGTTCACAAACGGCTCGTTTCTTGAACGCTCCCGATACAACCGCCGCTGCCGGGCGCTTGGTTTCGCCATCAAATGGATCCGTCATGAGCTGGCGAAACGTGGCCAACACCATGCTTATGCGGTCGTCGACAGCTTGCCTCTTCCGTTGTGCCATCCCGCAAGAATGCAGCGCGTCAAGCGATTTCGAGGGATCGCGGATATGGGGTATTGTGCTTCCAAAAAGCAATGGTACTACGGTTTCAAGCTGCATCTTCAAGTGACCAATCAAGGGCTGGCCATGGGCTATGTCGTGACGGAAGCGTCCTGCCACGACGTCAAAGCCGCTGAAACGGTGATGACTCAAATCCCTCATCCCTACAACTTTGGGGACAAAGGGTACATCAGCCGCGCTCTTCGAGAAAAGCTGTACGAAGAACACCAAGCTGCGTTCTGGACACCGTCTCGACACAATCAAAAGCACGGCCCATCCAAAGCATGGGAAGAATGGATCCGAAAAAAACGCAAAGTCATCGAGACGGTGTTTTCGATTCTCGTAGACCAATACCGGATCACCGACATTCGAGCGAATTCCATGGCCGGGTTTGAAGTGGCACTCGATGGCATCTTGTTGGCGTATTCCTTGGTCACACTAGGGCTGGTTGAGCGCTGA
- a CDS encoding IS110-like element ISGka2 family transposase: protein MDVIYPRCAGLDVHAETIVACALWEEDGHIQKDIQTFSTFSKGLGDLLEWLEEHGVTHVAMESTGVYWKPVFAFLEGYVDLTLANPQRIKNVPGRKTDVSDAEWIAKLLRHGLVEKSFVPPADIRELRDFTRLRKKWVGQLTSEKNRIQKVLESSNVKLGSVLSDLFGVSGKDILARLLEKGYVDKDELDECLRGRLKKKKQAVYDSLLGTLTEHELRLLRLLWKHVEELERLIEEVDQHIDRLLEPYREEVNLLMTMPGVKKQTAAVIIAEMGTDMSVFETPERAASWTGLSPGNHESAGKRKSTRTTKGNPHLRSALCEAAWSAARSKTHPLSRKFWSLAARCGKKKALIAIARRMLVIIFCMISRKEPFRQPQLI from the coding sequence ATGGATGTCATCTATCCTCGCTGCGCAGGATTGGATGTTCATGCCGAAACCATCGTCGCCTGCGCGCTATGGGAAGAAGATGGACACATTCAAAAGGACATTCAAACCTTCTCCACGTTCTCGAAGGGACTTGGCGACCTGCTTGAGTGGCTCGAAGAACATGGCGTCACCCATGTCGCCATGGAATCCACCGGCGTGTATTGGAAACCGGTCTTCGCCTTCCTCGAGGGCTATGTCGACTTGACACTGGCCAATCCGCAGCGGATCAAAAATGTCCCGGGAAGAAAAACCGATGTCTCTGACGCCGAGTGGATCGCCAAGCTGCTCCGCCATGGACTCGTTGAAAAAAGTTTCGTCCCCCCAGCGGATATTCGCGAATTGCGGGATTTTACCCGCCTCCGCAAAAAGTGGGTCGGACAGCTGACTTCGGAGAAAAACCGGATTCAAAAAGTGCTCGAGTCTTCCAATGTCAAACTCGGCTCGGTCCTCTCCGATCTCTTCGGCGTTTCCGGAAAAGACATCCTCGCCCGGCTGCTGGAGAAGGGATACGTGGACAAGGACGAGTTGGATGAATGCCTGCGCGGAAGGCTCAAAAAGAAAAAGCAAGCGGTGTACGATTCGCTGCTCGGCACCTTGACCGAACACGAGCTCCGTCTCCTTCGCCTCTTGTGGAAACACGTTGAGGAATTGGAGCGGCTCATCGAAGAAGTCGACCAACACATCGACCGCCTGCTCGAGCCGTATCGCGAGGAAGTGAACCTGCTGATGACCATGCCCGGAGTGAAAAAACAAACCGCCGCCGTCATCATCGCCGAGATGGGAACCGACATGAGCGTCTTTGAAACGCCGGAACGGGCGGCTTCATGGACTGGATTGTCCCCCGGCAACCATGAAAGCGCCGGAAAGCGAAAGAGCACGCGCACGACAAAAGGCAATCCCCATCTCCGATCGGCGTTATGCGAGGCGGCATGGTCAGCAGCTCGATCCAAGACGCATCCCTTGTCCCGAAAGTTTTGGTCGTTGGCGGCCCGGTGCGGGAAGAAAAAAGCCCTCATCGCCATTGCTCGGCGGATGTTGGTGATCATCTTTTGCATGATCTCCCGCAAAGAGCCGTTCCGCCAACCACAACTTATTTAG
- a CDS encoding NERD domain-containing protein has translation MGLFYTLLLLLLLVLLARWIKSKEAEWIGSYGEYKVRKAIKNIEATSSGKYKAFHNLYIPRQDGSTSQIDHIILSDQGLFVIETKNYSGWIFGDETSKYWTQVIYKRKEKFPNPILQNKGHIKALRDWLGEEFAHIPIHSVVVFLTRAKFKSNAHFAHAYVVYPKQLKQVLEQHQTKVIDRETKERLAQKLETVLAKDKTQEKEMKKWHMQAIRTKQKQTEQHIQQNRCPKCGGVLIVRKGKYGTFKGCNNYPKCKFTQSIG, from the coding sequence ATGGGTCTTTTCTATACATTGCTTCTTTTGCTCTTGCTTGTTTTGCTGGCAAGATGGATCAAGTCAAAAGAAGCGGAATGGATTGGATCGTATGGAGAATATAAAGTCCGTAAAGCAATTAAAAATATAGAAGCAACATCATCTGGAAAATACAAAGCTTTTCATAACCTGTATATTCCTAGACAGGATGGCTCCACTTCACAAATTGATCATATTATCCTTTCCGATCAAGGACTGTTTGTCATCGAAACGAAAAATTACAGCGGCTGGATTTTCGGAGATGAAACGTCAAAATATTGGACGCAAGTCATTTATAAACGAAAAGAAAAATTTCCTAATCCTATTTTGCAGAACAAAGGGCATATCAAGGCGTTAAGAGACTGGCTTGGGGAGGAGTTTGCGCATATTCCGATTCACTCGGTTGTCGTGTTTTTGACGCGGGCAAAGTTTAAATCAAATGCTCATTTTGCCCATGCTTATGTGGTTTATCCGAAACAATTGAAACAAGTGCTCGAGCAACATCAAACAAAAGTGATCGATAGGGAAACAAAGGAACGTTTAGCTCAAAAATTAGAAACAGTGCTTGCCAAAGATAAGACACAAGAAAAAGAAATGAAAAAGTGGCACATGCAAGCGATTCGAACGAAGCAAAAGCAGACGGAACAACATATACAGCAAAACCGTTGTCCAAAATGTGGCGGTGTTCTAATCGTTCGGAAAGGGAAATACGGAACATTTAAAGGTTGCAATAATTATCCGAAATGCAAGTTTACGCAGTCGATTGGCTGA
- a CDS encoding restriction endonuclease: MSKWWMIRAGDRNELIPLWLEKGIASIGWARLGDPKRFRSKEQLQRKADEVFAESKPKSRTSWVNQVWRFAHEIKKGDRVITYSKEKREYIVGTVTEEHRYDPSIGHPYYPNIIRVKWENATVPRDSLSDGAKNSLGSTLTVFRVDEWGDEIEQRLHSEPFSKPQHEEGETEEIVEDLVGKALMMIQDKVDKLDPWQMQDLVAGLLQAMGYNVQVSPKGPDGGVDVLAYKDAFGFEKPVIKVQVKHRKSAASAPEIQQLLGANPIDANCLFVSTGGFTSHAEAVAKHNSVKLIDLEELVNLIVHWYENMPSDARALLPLQKMYVPE, translated from the coding sequence ATGTCAAAATGGTGGATGATCCGCGCGGGCGACCGCAATGAACTGATTCCGCTTTGGCTGGAAAAGGGCATCGCATCGATCGGTTGGGCGAGATTGGGCGATCCGAAGCGCTTTCGGTCGAAAGAACAGCTGCAGCGAAAGGCGGATGAAGTGTTTGCCGAGTCAAAACCAAAATCGAGAACGAGTTGGGTGAATCAAGTATGGCGGTTTGCCCATGAAATCAAAAAGGGCGATCGAGTGATCACATATTCAAAAGAGAAAAGGGAGTACATTGTTGGAACCGTGACAGAAGAGCATCGTTACGATCCCTCCATCGGGCATCCCTATTATCCGAACATCATCCGGGTAAAATGGGAAAATGCGACAGTTCCAAGGGATTCGCTGTCAGACGGAGCGAAGAACAGTTTAGGTTCGACGCTGACGGTGTTTCGAGTGGACGAATGGGGCGATGAAATCGAGCAGCGTTTACACAGTGAACCATTCTCAAAACCTCAACATGAAGAGGGGGAAACGGAAGAAATCGTTGAAGACCTTGTTGGAAAAGCGTTGATGATGATCCAAGACAAAGTGGACAAGCTTGATCCGTGGCAAATGCAAGATTTAGTGGCAGGCTTGCTTCAAGCGATGGGGTACAACGTGCAAGTAAGCCCGAAAGGCCCTGACGGCGGTGTGGATGTGCTCGCCTATAAGGACGCGTTTGGCTTTGAAAAACCTGTAATCAAGGTGCAAGTGAAGCATCGCAAAAGCGCCGCCTCGGCCCCGGAAATCCAGCAGCTTCTCGGGGCCAACCCGATTGATGCCAATTGCCTGTTCGTCTCCACAGGCGGTTTTACGTCCCACGCAGAGGCAGTCGCCAAACATAATTCCGTGAAACTGATTGATTTGGAAGAGCTGGTCAACTTGATTGTTCATTGGTATGAGAACATGCCTAGCGATGCGAGAGCGCTGCTTCCGCTGCAGAAAATGTATGTGCCTGAATAA
- a CDS encoding TetR family transcriptional regulator yields MQIVTYTFYSIVSERSGIRLIDADWSDRCGWIVVQRNRRRLECVVNGTVLHPDVSVRFPIIRWVDSERFLLADARSDGISHNVFLVDLHGNVQHSFCGGDGIEDIAIGKEGIWIGYFDEGVFGKGISTEGLVLFRLDGSPAFKYHSHLTDRPMIVDCYAMCKGKSSTLWLFPYDDFSLIQVDPCKKTVRRYKAPEQLRGSTAVCVRGNYAYFGHSYHAKEEVYSWDIGNGTLEKIGRLHGAVRGLGPKETNHFVSVEDDAARVHRILNPDEYGTSW; encoded by the coding sequence TTGCAAATCGTCACTTATACGTTCTATTCCATTGTGTCGGAACGAAGCGGGATTCGGCTGATCGATGCGGATTGGAGCGATCGGTGCGGATGGATCGTTGTGCAAAGAAACCGCCGACGGTTGGAGTGCGTCGTGAATGGAACTGTTCTTCATCCGGACGTCTCTGTTCGCTTTCCCATCATTCGCTGGGTCGACAGTGAGCGCTTTTTGCTGGCGGATGCGAGAAGTGACGGAATCAGCCATAATGTGTTTTTGGTAGATCTGCATGGAAATGTACAACATTCCTTTTGCGGCGGCGATGGGATTGAAGACATAGCGATTGGAAAAGAAGGGATCTGGATCGGCTACTTTGATGAAGGCGTGTTCGGCAAAGGAATTTCGACGGAAGGATTGGTTTTGTTTCGATTGGACGGTTCTCCGGCATTCAAGTATCATTCCCATCTGACGGATCGTCCAATGATCGTGGACTGCTATGCGATGTGCAAAGGAAAATCATCGACCTTGTGGCTTTTTCCTTACGACGATTTTTCGCTGATTCAGGTGGATCCTTGCAAAAAGACGGTGCGGAGATACAAAGCACCCGAGCAGCTGCGCGGATCGACCGCTGTATGTGTGAGGGGGAACTATGCGTATTTTGGCCACAGCTATCATGCAAAGGAGGAAGTGTACAGCTGGGACATCGGAAACGGAACGCTGGAGAAAATCGGGCGTCTTCATGGGGCGGTTCGAGGACTGGGGCCGAAGGAAACGAACCACTTTGTGAGTGTCGAGGATGATGCCGCGAGGGTGCATAGGATTCTCAATCCAGACGAATACGGGACGTCATGGTAA
- a CDS encoding IS110 family transposase, whose translation MNCTQNYKIDQVTEQTLVVGIDIAKRTHYACFVDDRGRVLRKSFPIFQSKEGFQQLYKAIQGAMQAFGKSEVIVAVEPTGHYWLNLAYFLEEHGIPLVMVNPAHVCRSKELDDNLPTKHDAKDALVIARLAKDGRFLVPRLLHEIEADLRVGSTLKEKLRKEQTAVKNALVRWTDRYFPEFWTVFRDLGKTALSVLEWTPLPADMAGRTAEELIEVYRQSEGLKCPQKAKIQALINAAKDSIGGTKGTAMARFEIAALVRRYRQLEAEIAALDAELKALVQTTMEYQWLKTVDGLGDATIIDLLAEIGSFAHYRDPRQLVKLAGLTLKENSSGQRKGQKHISKRGRKRLRSVLFRAMIPLIRRNEAFRELHEYYTTRPVNPLTGKQSIVALCRKLLNVLFAICTKKQAFDAERMKQDVLSQVQRAA comes from the coding sequence ATGAATTGTACACAAAACTATAAAATTGATCAAGTCACCGAACAAACGCTTGTCGTGGGTATTGATATCGCGAAACGAACCCACTACGCCTGCTTCGTGGATGACCGGGGGCGCGTGCTTCGCAAATCGTTCCCGATCTTCCAGTCGAAAGAGGGGTTTCAACAGCTGTATAAAGCGATTCAGGGGGCGATGCAAGCGTTTGGGAAGTCAGAGGTGATCGTCGCGGTGGAGCCGACCGGGCACTACTGGTTGAACCTGGCCTACTTCCTCGAGGAGCACGGGATCCCGTTGGTCATGGTCAACCCGGCGCATGTGTGCCGGTCGAAAGAACTCGATGACAACCTGCCGACGAAACACGACGCCAAAGACGCCCTGGTCATTGCCAGACTGGCAAAAGACGGACGATTCCTCGTTCCCCGGCTGCTGCACGAGATCGAAGCCGATTTGCGCGTGGGAAGCACGCTCAAAGAGAAGCTCCGCAAGGAACAGACGGCGGTGAAAAACGCGCTCGTCCGCTGGACGGATCGGTATTTTCCAGAGTTTTGGACCGTGTTTCGTGACTTGGGGAAAACGGCGCTTTCGGTGTTGGAGTGGACGCCGCTTCCGGCCGATATGGCGGGTCGGACCGCCGAGGAGCTCATCGAGGTGTACCGGCAAAGCGAAGGGCTGAAATGCCCGCAGAAGGCCAAAATTCAGGCGTTGATCAACGCCGCGAAGGACTCCATTGGGGGGACGAAAGGGACAGCGATGGCCCGGTTTGAGATCGCCGCGCTCGTCCGCCGATACCGCCAATTGGAGGCGGAGATCGCTGCACTGGACGCCGAGTTGAAGGCATTGGTTCAAACGACGATGGAGTATCAATGGTTGAAAACGGTCGATGGGTTGGGAGACGCCACGATCATCGATCTGCTGGCGGAGATCGGCAGCTTCGCCCATTATCGGGACCCGCGCCAATTGGTGAAGTTGGCGGGCCTGACGCTCAAGGAGAACTCCTCCGGCCAGCGCAAAGGGCAAAAGCACATCTCCAAACGGGGACGGAAACGGCTGCGCTCGGTGCTGTTTCGGGCGATGATTCCGCTGATCCGGCGCAACGAGGCGTTTCGCGAGCTGCATGAATATTACACGACCCGCCCCGTCAACCCGCTGACCGGAAAGCAATCCATCGTCGCCTTGTGCCGGAAGCTGTTGAATGTGCTGTTTGCGATTTGTACGAAGAAACAAGCGTTTGACGCGGAGCGAATGAAGCAGGACGTCTTGTCCCAAGTGCAACGGGCGGCCTAA
- a CDS encoding IS110 family transposase has protein sequence MRVLYERCCGLDVHKQSITACALTPEGKEIRTFGTLTDDLEELVDWLKEKKVTHVAMESTGVYWKPVYNLLEAEPIEVLVVNAQHIKAVPGRKTDVKDAEWIADLLRHGLLKGSYIPHRAQRELRELVRYRRSLIEERARELNRIQKVLEGANIKLSSVVSDINGMSARLIIRALIEGKDDPAALAQLAKGRLKQKTEELRRALKGVMGPHQRMMLAEQWRHVEYLDEAIARLDREIEERTSPFHEALELIDTIPGVGRQSAEQIVAEIGTDMSRFPTAAHLASWAGMAPGNHESAGKRLSGRTRKGNKKLRSCLVECARAAARTKNTYLSAKYHRIAKRRGANRASVAVGRTILEMIYYILTRKEPYRELGADYWDRQREASIVRQTVKRLEGLGYEVKLEKTSA, from the coding sequence ATGCGCGTCTTGTATGAACGCTGTTGCGGATTGGACGTGCATAAGCAATCGATTACGGCTTGCGCCCTTACCCCTGAAGGAAAAGAGATTCGCACGTTTGGTACGCTGACCGACGATCTCGAGGAGTTGGTGGATTGGCTGAAAGAAAAAAAGGTGACGCACGTTGCCATGGAGTCGACGGGCGTATATTGGAAGCCAGTGTATAATCTCCTCGAAGCAGAGCCGATCGAAGTGCTTGTCGTCAATGCCCAACACATCAAAGCGGTTCCCGGGCGAAAGACCGATGTCAAAGATGCCGAATGGATCGCGGACTTGCTTCGCCATGGATTGCTAAAAGGGAGTTACATCCCTCATCGGGCTCAGCGGGAGCTCCGGGAACTGGTCCGTTATCGGCGCAGTTTGATCGAGGAACGGGCACGGGAGCTCAACCGCATCCAAAAAGTGCTGGAAGGAGCCAATATCAAGCTTTCTTCGGTCGTATCCGACATCAACGGGATGTCGGCCCGGCTCATCATTCGCGCCCTTATCGAAGGAAAGGACGATCCGGCGGCCCTCGCCCAGCTCGCCAAAGGGCGGCTGAAACAAAAAACGGAAGAGCTCCGGCGCGCGTTGAAAGGAGTGATGGGGCCGCATCAACGCATGATGCTGGCCGAGCAATGGCGTCATGTGGAGTATTTAGATGAAGCGATTGCCCGGTTGGATCGGGAAATCGAGGAACGAACGAGCCCTTTTCATGAAGCGCTGGAGCTCATCGATACGATCCCGGGAGTGGGGCGGCAAAGCGCGGAACAAATTGTAGCGGAAATCGGGACGGATATGAGCCGGTTCCCTACCGCCGCGCACTTGGCCTCATGGGCCGGAATGGCTCCCGGGAATCATGAGAGTGCAGGGAAACGGTTGTCAGGTCGAACGAGGAAAGGGAACAAGAAGCTGAGGTCGTGCCTCGTGGAATGCGCCCGTGCCGCCGCCCGAACGAAGAACACGTACCTATCGGCCAAGTATCATCGGATCGCCAAACGAAGAGGAGCGAATCGAGCGAGTGTCGCGGTCGGGAGAACGATTTTAGAAATGATCTATTACATCTTAACTCGAAAGGAACCGTATAGAGAGTTGGGAGCCGACTACTGGGATCGGCAGCGAGAAGCGAGCATCGTGCGTCAAACGGTGAAACGATTAGAGGGGTTAGGGTACGAAGTGAAACTGGAAAAAACGAGTGCATAG